ACGGCCAACACGCAAGTCATCAGGCTCATTGCGATCTGTTTCATACTGTTACTGGTTTGATGTACAGTTGATATACGATAAAATTGCTGAAAAGGTTGACCTTTCCTCAACTTTCTTTTGAGGCATTTAGCTTTGAGATATTACAAAAACACACCGAGGTCTTTCAGTCCCAGCATACGGGAGGAGGTGAATCCTTCGCCGTAGGGAACCCCAATGGCGTGGCCCATTTCGCGTGCGCGGGCAATAATAAACTCAAGGAAATCGGGTGTGGAGATATAGCTCTGCGGCTCGTTGCTTAGCGCGTTATACTCAGGAACATGAAACTGACTTTTAAATTCGCGGATGGCCTGCAGCTTCTGCTCATGCACCTCCGAAATATCGATCACAAAATCGGGTTGGATATAACGATCCTGGATGGCGTGAAAAACATTTTTGGGCCGCCAGGCTTCCTGTTCGGTACCCTTTTCGTCCAGGGTTTTGATCATCCGGAGGCCCGCATAAAAGCAGCTGTCCGCAACGAGCCTGCCACCACGGCCATGGTCAGGATGACGGTCGTCAATGGCGTTCGTGATAACAATATCCGGGCGGTACTTCCTGATAAAAGGAATAATGGCCTTTTGCTGATCCTCGCTGTTGGTAAAGAAGGCGTCGGACAGTCCAACATTTTCCCTGACAGATACGTTTAAAACCCGAGCGGCGTTTTGCGCCTCCTGCAACCTGCCTTCGGGTGTCCCGCGCGTGCCGAGTTCTCCCCGGGTAAGATCCACAATACCCACTTTTTTTCCGAGCGCGATCTGCGTAAGCAAGGTCCCGGCGCAACACAGTTCCACGTCGTCCGGATGTGCGGTAATGGCAAGTATATCAAGTTTCATTTTATAGCTATTTGATGCGCAGCTTCTGCCCAAGGCGTAAAGTTGAGCGCGTAGAAATTCGGTTCCTTCTTGCAATAGACGATACACTCACACCATAGCGCGATGCAATGGAAGAAAGAGTATCTCCGGATCGTACTTTATGCAGTACGGATCGGGTATAGGAAGCAGGAGCATCACCGGATTCAAATTCACTTTTACTTGACTTGCCCCTTAAATGGTTCCATACCTCACTGGTAAGCATAAAATGGTCGGAGCGGATTTGCTTTTGCTCCCAGTCAAAAATATTACGGGGATCAAAAGGATTTCCCTCGTAGCGGTTTTCATAATGCAAATGTGACCCCGTGCTTCTTCCCGTATTTCCGCCCAGGCCAATGACCTCCCCGGCTTTCACAATCTGCCCGGACTCAACCAGCTGTTTGGACAAATGGCCGTACAATGTTTCCAGTCCGTTATAGTGCCTCACCACAATAAAACGCCCATAACCGCTTCCATCCCAGGCTACAATCCTGATCATTCCGTCGTAGGTACTGCGGACAGAATCGCCCGTATCCAGGTCCAGATCTGTACCATTGTGCCAGCGGCCCCAGCGGTAACCAAAATTGGATGTAGGCCGGGTGATGGTCATGGGGGTACTCCACAGGCGGTTTATTGCGGGGTCATACAATTTAAGATCTATGGGCTCGTCAAAGTCAAGCGGATTAAGGCCATAGGGATTAATGATACGGGCATCCCAGATGGCGTAATATTCTGCAGCTTTTACCCAGTCGTCTCCCACGAGCAGGGAATCCACCATTTCTACTACCTCGGGCTCTCCTTCATCCAGTGTGGAAGTATCTTCACTCACAACCGGATTAAGCGGTTTTACAGGTTCAAACTGGCTCTGAAATTTAAGATTTGAACTTTCTACCTGGTATTCATCCTCGACCTGTGGTGTTGCAGCTTTTGTGGGACCTTCATTTCCGTTGTTACCGGTCTGGTTGATTTTTGGGTTATTTTTAAATTTACCCCGTTCCTGTGCCTGCGCGTTTTGCGAGATGATGCACACCAATATCAACAAACCTGTAATAAGCGTTCCTTTCATAAATAAAAATACCGCCAGCTTACTTAACAGGGCCCTTAAGTAAGCTGACTTTTAAATTTCTAACTGTTTTGGGTTATTCTAAGCGGTCTCTTCCATCGCCACTTCCACCTCTCTTTCCACCAGGAAACGCTCTGCATCCAAAGCCGCCATACAACCGGTTCCGGCAGCTGTTACTGCCTGGCGGTATACATTGTCCTGGGCGTCACCACAGGCAAATACGCCTTTGATGTTGGTGCACGAACTTCCTTTGATGGTCTGGATATATCCGGTTTCGTCCATGTGGAGGTAACCTTTGAAAATATCCGTATTGGGTTTATGGCCAATTGCAACGAAGAAACCGGTTGCTGTAAGTACGCTTTCTTCGCCGGTTTTATTGTTTCGTACCAAAACACTTTCCAGTTCTTCCTCTCCGTTCAGTCTGACGGTTTCGGTATTCCAGAGAATTTCGATATTGGGAAGTGTCTCCAAACGTTTCTGCATGATCTTGGAGGCGCGCATTTCGTCGCGTCTTACCAGCAGGTAAACTTTACGGCAAAGTTTGGCAAGATAACTGGCTTCTTCCGCAGCCGTGTCTCCTGCCCCAACCACTACAACGTCCTGGCCACGGAAAAAGAAACCATCACAAACGGCACAAGCGGAAACGCCGCGGCCATTCAGCCTTTCTTCGCCATCAATGCCCAGCCATTTGGCAGAAGCGCCAGTGGAAATAATGACTGCATTGGCTTCAATTTCTTTTTTGCCGTCAATGATCACTTTATGCGGATAACCGGTGAAATCTACCTCGGTTGCCATGCCGTAACGGATATCCGTTCCGAACCTTCTGGCTTGTTTTTCAAAATTAATCATCATTTCCGGGCCTGAAATACCATCAGGATAGCCCGGGTAGTTATCCACTTCGGTAGTGATGGTAAGTTGTCCGCCAGGCTGTGAGCCCTGGTATAAAACCGGATTAAGTCCGGCCCGTGAAGCGTATATGGCAGCGGTGTAACCGGCAGGGCCGGAACCGATAATCAGACAGTCAATTTTTTCGGGTGTCATCAGAATTCTTTCGGGTAATATTTAGTATTTCGTTTTTTCATTCCGGCTCGGGAAGTCTGCGCCACCTTTACCTGAATAGTGTGGGGGTATCTTATATTAACACCATTTCACCGATGAGTGAACATAAGTTGGGGTACAAAAGTGCGAAATTTCCTTCCGTTATCCAAGTTTCTTAAAGGATGCGCCACTCAATCCGCCTGTTTTTCTGCCTGTTTTCTTCCGAATTATTTGGTACTGCTGGTACAGTTTTACCATAACCTTTTGCCAGAAGCCGATCGGGCGAAATTCCTGAATTTTTAAGAAAATTGGTTACCGATATGGCGCGCTGCCGGGAGAGTTCCAGATTAGCGGCGTCTGCCCCTACGTCATCGGTATGTCCGGCAATTTCTATCCGGACTGTTTTGTTTTCGGAGAGGAAACCAGCGAGCCGGTTCAGCTCCACTTTTGATTTTTCGTCCAGTTCATAAGAGCCAGTCCGGAAGAAAATGTTGTGCAGCACTTCCACCCGATTTTTCTCTATACTTTCCAGAGGTATTTCCAGATTAACGGTGGATGCAGAGTCGCGCACACTGAAGGATAAACTTTTAAAAAGGTACCCCTCCGCAGAAACATAAAAGGCGTAATCGCTTCCCTGGTTCAGTACCGCCAGGAAACTTCCGGTTTTAGGGTCAGCCTGGTAGGTACCTACCTTGTTTTGTGTCTGCAGATCGAACAGGTCTATATGCCCGGTAACGGGTTCTGATGTTTTTTTATCGATAATTTTTCCCTTGGCGTACCGGGTCGGGATAATCATCTCTCTTAATTTTCGGGGAAGTTCAAAAGTGAAAAGCATGGGTTTCCCATTGCGGGTACTTTCGTCGGTATAATAGGCCCGGATGCCATCAGAAGCGATGAACATTCCCACCTGGTCTGTTACGGTGTTAATGGGATATCCGATATTGACAGGGGCCGCCCAGGTGGTATCCGATAACCGGGAGATAAAAAGGTCAAAGCCACCCATGCCGGGAAAACCATTCGAAGAGAAGAACAGCGTGCGGTTGTTGGCATGAATGAAGGGGGCCACTTCTTCTTCCGGAGAATTGATAGCCATTCCCGCATTTTTAGGTTCATCCCATTCTCCTGTTGCATTGACGCGAGCTACCCAGATATCTTTCTTGCCGTATCCGCCGCGGCGGTCGGAAGCAAAGTACAATACCTGCCCGTCGGCCGAAAGGGAAGGTTGAGACTCCCAGTCGCGGCTGTTGATGACGCCCCCCATATTCACCGGCGTCGACCAGTCGTTTCCTTCCTTGCGGGTAATGTAAAGGTCGCAGCTGCCGTAGCCATCTTCCCGGTTGCAGGCCGTAAATACGAGCGTTCGTCCATCGGCGGAAATGGAACAGGTACCTTCGTTGTTGGCCGAATTGATGGTTTTCGAGATTTGTTCGGGAACATCCCAGTGTTTCTCAATACGGTGCGTTATGTATATGTTCTCGTCACGTTCGGATGTTAGCCCCGTAAAGATCAGCGTTTCGTTATCAGCCGTTAACACCGGAAAGTATTGGGAGCTCAGAAAATTCACGGTATCTCCCAGCGAGTATTTTTTGATGTCAAGAGGTGTTTTTACCGCCTCTTTCGCGAATTTACAGGAGGCTATCAGTTTTTCTGTGAGCCGGTTAAGGCTGGATTTCGGAGGGAAAAGCGGCAATGCTTTTTCAAAGTAATACTGGGCTGAGTCGTACCGTTCTGCCTGAAAATGAGCCCGTCCCAGCCATTGGTAACCGGCAGCAGACTGCGGGTCTGCCGGACGTATGACAATTAATCTCTGGAAATATTTTTTGGAAAGATCCGCGTTGCGCTGCAGTTCCGAGATCTGTGCCATGCGAAGATTACTTTCGTAATGTCCGGGGTCTGTTTCCAGTACCTTTTCATAGAGGCTGGCCGCCTCATGCAACTGCCTTGCCTGCCAGGCCTTTTGTGCTTTTTCGTAAAGATCCCTCGCCTTACGGGAAGAGGGTAAATCCTGGCCCTGAAGAGAACATATCGAAAGCCAGAAAAGGAGAATCAGACTAGCAAACTGACGGTACATTACGGAATATTCATATACTTATGGGTTTGTAACGACATTTTCCATTTTGGATTGTCTTTGATGTAGTCAATTATCAAAGGCAGCATCTGTTCGTGTTTACTCCATTCGGGTTGCAAAAGAAGAGTGCAGTCTTCCTTTACCAGTGCAGCATGTTCCTCAGCAAAATCGAAATCGCTTTTGTTGTAAATAATCGCTTTTAGCTCATTCGCATTTTGGTAAATATCGGGATGCGGTGTTTTGAATTTTTTGGGGGAAAAGCACACCCAATCCCAATGGCCTGTGAATGGGTAAACCCCCGATGTTTCGATGTTGGTTTTGAATCCTTCGGCTTTCAGCTGCGTTGTAAGTGCATCGAGATTGTACATCAACGGTTCGCCTCCGGTAATCACGGCAAGCCTTCCGGGATATTCCAAAGCACCCTGCACAATGGTTTCGATAGAGGTTTTGGGATGGATATCAGCATCCCATGACTCTTTTACATCGCACCAGTGGCAACCTACCTCACAGCCTCCGAGACGAATGAAATAGGCTGCCTTCCCGCTGTGCTGGCCTTCGCCCTGTAGCGTGTAAAAGGCCTCCATAAGTGGAAGCTGGTGGGTGATAATGGGTAGTGTTTCGTGAAGCAAAGTGGCCAAGGCAGAATATCAGAAGTTTTTAAAAATTATCCAAAGATAGCTGGTAACAAAAAATATCGGTAAATAATTTTACAATGGGGGCTAACACCTGGCCAAAACAAAATTTGAACAAATAAGATAGAGCTCACAGCTCTTTGACAGTAGCGGAATGCTTAGAGCGATTGAGAATATTCCAGAAGTTTGATCAAGTCCTGCTCATTCGAGAAGCTGACATTATTTTCAGCCAAATAGCGGTCGATCTCTTTCCTGTGCCGGGGGAATATTTTAATCAGATTGGCCCTGGAAGCGGGGCGAAAGCGGTCATTTTGATCCATCAAAAAGTAGCTTGTCGCTTTTTTCAGATATACTACGCCTGCGGTTTTTAACGGTTGAAAATATCCTTTTAAATTTTCCACAGTTGAGTAGGAAGTAATGTTTCCGTCTGAAAAAATCCTGCCATATCCGGGATAATTGTCGGTGTCGCTCACAATCAGTTCTTGTCTTTTGGTGAGTCTTACTTTATTGAAATTCGCAATTTCCAGGAGGTGACCCTGATCAGGCCAATAATAAAACAGCAGATCGTCAATGATGATGCGGCTGATAAGATCGTTGTCGGCCAGACGCAATGTGTCATTTTTAGTGCTGATAAATAGTATTTCCGAATGCGGGAAACTATAATTGAGCATTGCTTCGGTTTTTTTTCCGCTCCTGAAATAAACGGTTCCTTTCCTGAAATTTTCAAGCATAAACCGATCTTTGGCCGGAATTACTTTTGTTATATCGTTATCCCCCTGAACGCGATAAGTATTTTTGAAACTTTGTGCCAACAAATGTGTGCTGACTAACAGGTAAACTGGAAGGAGAAAATATACTTTCATGACCGGAAGGGTGTAGAGTAGCAAATGGTGACCTGAAAATACAACTAATTGATGGTAAAAGTTACTTTTTGGTGCATTTTGAATGCGGAATTTAAGCAATCAATAAGTGTCACTTGCCGATAGCTAATTTATTAGCACCATCTCTTGTTCAGATTATCGGATACTGAATACGATATTTGCAGTATGAATAATTTTTCAATCCATCAGCAGGAAGTGATTTGTGCTCTTGCAACGCCCTCAGGAGTGGGGGCGATTGCCATTATCCGGGTGTCCGGATCAGGAAGTATTGCACTTGTCAATGCCATTTTTAAGGGAAAAAACCTTGAAACGGCGGAGAGCCATACCGTACATTTTGGCACGATATATAACAAATCGGACATCGTAGATGAGGTATTGGTGACGGTTTTCAAAACACCCAGATCCTTTACAAAAGAAGATTCCGTCGAGATTTCGTGCCATGGTTCGGATTACATCATCCGGCAGATCATGAAGTTGTTGATTCAGAAAGGGGCCAGGATTGCCAAGCCAGGTGAATTTACCCAGCGGGCGTTTTTGAATGGCCAGTTCGATCTGGTACAGGCAGAAGCGGTGGCCGACCTCATTGCGGCCGATTCCGAAGCGAGCCATAAAACAGCATTAAACCAGCTGAGGGGCGGGTTTTCTAAAAAACTCGCGTCGTTACGAACGGAACTTATCCATTTCGCTTCGCTGATCGAACTGGAACTGGACTTTGGCGAAGAGGATGTGGAGTTTGCCGAACGCGATGACCTGCGGCAACTGATCACCTCATTGCAGGAAACCATTGCGCCGCTGATCGAATCCTTTGACTATGGAAATGCCATCAAGGAAGGTATTCCTGTGGCGATTATCGGGTCACCCAATGTTGGGAAGTCCACTTTGCTGAATGCGTTGCTGAATGAAGAAAAGGCCATTGTCACCAGCGTCGCTGGTACCACCCGCGATGTGATCGAGGATACCATCGTCCTCGACGGACTCAAATTCCGTTTCATCGACACTGCGGGCATCCGTGAAACGACCGACCTGGTGGAATCCATCGGCATTGAAAGATCCAAGGCGGCTATGGAAAAGGCCGATATCGTGATTTTCCTTTTTGACAGCGCCGAAACTTTGGCTGAAAACAGAGCCCTGGCAGCGTTGCTTCCGACCGGGAAACAGGTACTTTTTGTTTTAAATAAAACAGACATCAATCCGGAACTTTACGCGCGTCTGTCCGCAGATGATACTGATATTGTCCCTATTTCCGCCCATACGCAGCAAAACCTGCCGGCCCTGACCGGAAAGCTTGTTTCACTGGTTCACGGGCAAGCCGCCGCCGATACGGTTGTCACCAACCTCAGGCATTACGAGCATCTGGTGAAAACGTTTGATTCACTTGCCGATGTTCTGAACGGTTTATCCCTGGGCGTAACCGGCGATTTCCTTGCCCAGGACATCCGGCTGGCCCTGCATCATCTGGGCGAAATCACCGGCACGATCGTGACGGATGATTTGCTGGATAATATTTTTAGCAAGTTTTGTATCGGGAAGTAGGAGCGCAAAGTAACTGCAAATAATAGTATATAAACGGTTGAAAATTAGACTTTTAGTTAAGATTTTCAACCGTTTCTTTTTGGTCATTTGCTGGTATTTTGATTATATTTGTCCCCTATGTAAGCTTCCCATTTTTAGAACACTGTAGGCTTAGACTACTTTTGGTTTGTAACAGTCGATTCTTTTTCTTTTATCGCTTCCTCTGTTAGGAGAATACGTTTTTGATTTGGGTTTAATCCGTAAGACTATCCAAGAGCAACATACAAGAATATGGGACTGATTTGCGTCCAGGGATTAGGATGATAATACAGTTATGATAACCTCCAAAAACTTTGCGCGCTCTTGGGTGTTGGTATTGAGCCCAAGAGTTTGCACTTCACTGGTTTTTATGCTCAGGGCGACGCTTTTGTTTCAGTGCTAAGTTTGATATTGCTGGGCTTATAGGAGGGGTCAGAAAACGGGCTTGGATAGCGCTGATGCCTGAATCAGAACTGGAATTGCGAGTGCCGGATATTTCTCCCCGTGTGTTTTTACTGATCAAAAAAGCAGGTATTGATATTTCAGCAAAGATTCAGGCTCACAGCAACGGCATTCAATCCGGGATAAATTGGAATTATAAATCCTGCAAAAATCTTTCCAACATCGATAACGCCTTTCCTGATCTGGAAATCTGGTTTCAAAAGACAGCAAAAACGCTTAATGATTATTTATATAAGAGCCTGCAAAATGAGTATCAGTTTGTGATCTCCGAGCAAAGCCAAGCTGAAACAATTACCGAAAATGAATATCGTTTTACAATAGACCGTGAACCCGCGTTTTATTTAAAGCCACTAGTCCAATCAGGCGTTAATTTATAACATTTTCAGAAATCAAAATACGATTGCCATGCAAATTAAATATATCAAGGATCAGAAGATAATGGTCAAACAGGCAGCCCTATTCAAACAATACAGGCATCAGTCTTTCTTGAGAGATATCTGACAAGGCTTTACATAGTGATTCTTAAGTGTGCCGGCTTAACTTTTACAGCAAACTAAAATCGGGGTGAGTCTGAAAAATCGCGCCCTGCGGCCGCTGCCGCAGGGCGGTTAATCGGTAGAAGCCTTATGGACAGCGGCCTTATCAGGGCCGCACGCATAAGGCTTATCGTTTCTTGTTAAAGGAGCAGTGTTTGTAAAAGTACTGCAAACGTCTCGTATGCTTTTCGATAGCATTAAAGCCAGAAAACTGTATAGTCGCTTTTAAACCTATCAAAACACAGGGGCAATTTTTTACTATTCATATCTAGAAATATCAAAATAGGCCTCTTCGATTTAAAAGCAACGGCAGTAGCAACCAAAGAAGCAAAAATTGTGGGTCAGCTAATCAGAGAATATCGTTGGTATTATACGTCAGGCAGATTTCTGCTATGCGTTGATGGAATTACCCATTGCTTTCGGGAGGAAGAAAAACGAATGTCATCAATCAGCTTATGCAGAATAACCGCATCGTCAAATGAAGGGGCTGAGTTAGTCCCATGTAAAATGTCGCTTGCGATTCTGTTGTACATTTCTCTAACATTTGTATGAGGTCCAAAGGATTCCTCTTTATTATCAATATTGATCAGCTCTGGCTCCTGGCTTGACGGAGTATAATGGCTGATTGTAAAATCTGCCATCTGGGTGTGCCCGGTCTGGGCTTTAAGGACAATTTTCCCCTTCGACCCTTCTATCTCCCAAATAATAGCATCACCATTTACAGAATTAGCGCCCTGATAATTAATTGAAAATGGAGCTTCCTTATTTAGGTTTCCAATTACCGAGATGAAATCGGGAGCGTCAGCATCTATAAACTTGCCGGTGTCAAGTGCTTTAACTTTTGGGTATCGTGTGTGCACTATTGCGGACAAATCCCTGATATCTCCCAAAACATCACAGACTGCCGCAAGTGTATGAGCAAAAGGAATGGTCAACAGATCAGCACCATTCTGCTTTTTTCGTAAATACTCCTCATTTTTTGTGTCGGTGATTGTATCACCCCAGGGAGCTGCCCAACCTCGTATGCTGCTCGACAGGATAGAGCCGATAAAATCATTTTTAATCAGATCAGCCGTTTTACGTATGGCCACAGAAACACGGGCCTGCGTTCCAGTAACAGCAATTACTGATCTTTCATGCGCCATTGCAGCTAATTCTTCTACTTCTGCCAGCGAGCGCCCGAGTGGCCACTCGCAATAGACATGCTTCCCATGCGAGAGTATGGTCTTGATCGCATCGTAGTGCAACGGGACCCGGACTGTTACTACAATCAAATCAATTTCCTCAGATGAAGCCATTTCTTCAATACTGCCGAAAGCCAATGGAATCCGGCAGGCTTCGGCAGCAGCGCGCGAACTCTCCAGACTGGAATTCACGACACCCACTATTTCATATTGGTCAGTCAATTGACCAAGAGCGGGCAGATGCGCAACGGCAGCCCAACTCCTGCCCGCTTGCAGGCCAACAATTCCAACCCTTATTTTTGAACGATTTTGCATTTTTGCTTTTTGTTTACAAAGTTCACATCAGTAACTAGGGCAGTCAATAAGAGGGAATATATTCCTACGGGGATAATTTTGTCCCCTATATGCCTGTTGTGAATCTATGCTTATTTTTGTAATTAAGACAAAAAAGAAGATGTACGAAAAAAAAATGCCCCTGCCGCTCGAATGTGGCCTGGCGATGACAAAAGAAATACTGGGTGGCAAGTGGAAACCAAATTTATTACTGGCTATATCAATAGGGATCAACCGCCCAAGCCAGTTACACCGCGAGATTCCACAGTCAACCAAGCGGGTTTTAAATCTGCAGTTGAAGGAACTGGAAGAATTCGAAATGATTGAAAAGAAAATTTATCATCAGCTACCACCCAAGGTAGAATATCGCCTTACCGAGCGCGGAGAAACACTGATGCCTATATTAAGACAAATGAACGAATGGGGGGATAACAATCGCTCATTTATCAAGAGTGTTATCCTGAAAAGATCAAAAGCACTGGATTAACCATTTGGCTGCCTGGCCCACCAGGAAAAATTCGTAATGCGCCAAATCCCTTTTTTCTCTTAAATTCCAATAAGGTTTGGGCGGGTAAGACAATTTTTTATGACATTGACAAATTCGACAGTCAAGTCAAGTAAGCTGATATTGGTGAAGTAAGCATTGGCAAAATGTACCTGTGTCATCAACTTTTGTCCATTCTTTCCCATATTTCAACCTGTCAATTTTGCATTCAGTTTAAGGGACGCAATTCAAAACCGCCCCTGTCATCTTAACTCAATGCAAAATGAAAGGACAACAGAACCGCACATTAGGTGCATTCGAAAAAGCGTTTTGGCTTCTGGACCAAATTGACTCCAAAGACTTCGCCCTGGCCGCGGACATTTCCGGTACACAGCCCGTTGAAAAATGGAGTAAGGCCGTCGACATGGCACAACAACGCCATCCAAACCTTTCTGTGAGCGTTGTGCCGGATGAACTTTCCCGGCCCACATTGCAGCATGTAAACAACCTGCACATTCCACTGCGTGTGGTGCATGCAGAGCCGGATTACCGCTGGGAGCAGGAAGTTGAAAAGGAACTTTCTGTAAGATTTAATACCGAAGAAGGCCCGCTATTAAGAGTTGTTTTGGTACAAAAAACAGATAGCATCGTTTTGATCCTGTCTGCAAACCACACTGTGGCAGATGGAACATCTTTAAGCTATTTGACGCGGGACATTTTACTGGCCGTCACTGGAAACGAACTTGAACTCATGGAGGCACAGGTGTTTAACGACGAAACGCTTTGGTTGCCGGAAGACCTGCCAACAGAGATGGTAAAACAGGTGCCAAAGCTGAAAATGAAGACGGATATTGTTAATCCATTGGTTTCCTCGCACCGCTTTTCTGAAAGCACAACGCACATATTGTTGAACGTGCGCGACAAGAAAACACAAGCGTACACGGCGCCATTTGTGCGACCGTTTTAATAGCGTCGAGGAATCTGCGGCCAGAATGGGACGATACAAGAATGGAATTGGTTTCACCCATTTGAACCAGAGGGGCCCTGAATCTGGACGATAATTTTGGGTTGAACATTACTACCCATTCTGTGTTTTTTGAAAACCAGCGGTATTTATCTTTCTGGGATTTGGCAAGACTAGCAAAAGCAGGGCTCGCCGGGACCAGTTCCGTTGAATATACAACAGGTTATTTGTCTTTTTTCCGGGACATTGTTTTTGGCACAATGATATGCAGCAAATGCTGGATGCACTAAAACAGGCATTTAATCATCACATTATGGTTGCCAATCTGGTCAGAGTCAGATATAGTACCGATTTCGGTTCATTGAAACTGAAAGCACTGTATGGCCCAATGGTGCGTTCGGGCAAAGGAATGGAACAGACGATCGGGGCATTAACGACCAACGGCTCGCTCTGCCTCACTAATACGAGCGACACACCAATTCCCGGCTTACTTGCAGAAATAGAGCATATTTTGGCAAAGGCATGCCAGGGAAATTTGGTTACTAAGGCTGAATGTTCTTTTCGATCAGCGTCCGTAAACGCTGATCATGCTCGTCGCCCCACTGCCCGATGGCGCCTATGACAGGAATGAGCGACTTTCCGAATTCGGTAAGGAAATACTCGACTTTGGGCG
This portion of the Dyadobacter sp. CECT 9275 genome encodes:
- a CDS encoding 7-carboxy-7-deazaguanine synthase QueE, whose product is MEAFYTLQGEGQHSGKAAYFIRLGGCEVGCHWCDVKESWDADIHPKTSIETIVQGALEYPGRLAVITGGEPLMYNLDALTTQLKAEGFKTNIETSGVYPFTGHWDWVCFSPKKFKTPHPDIYQNANELKAIIYNKSDFDFAEEHAALVKEDCTLLLQPEWSKHEQMLPLIIDYIKDNPKWKMSLQTHKYMNIP
- a CDS encoding winged helix-turn-helix transcriptional regulator, whose product is MYEKKMPLPLECGLAMTKEILGGKWKPNLLLAISIGINRPSQLHREIPQSTKRVLNLQLKELEEFEMIEKKIYHQLPPKVEYRLTERGETLMPILRQMNEWGDNNRSFIKSVILKRSKALD
- a CDS encoding Gfo/Idh/MocA family protein, with the protein product MQNRSKIRVGIVGLQAGRSWAAVAHLPALGQLTDQYEIVGVVNSSLESSRAAAEACRIPLAFGSIEEMASSEEIDLIVVTVRVPLHYDAIKTILSHGKHVYCEWPLGRSLAEVEELAAMAHERSVIAVTGTQARVSVAIRKTADLIKNDFIGSILSSSIRGWAAPWGDTITDTKNEEYLRKKQNGADLLTIPFAHTLAAVCDVLGDIRDLSAIVHTRYPKVKALDTGKFIDADAPDFISVIGNLNKEAPFSINYQGANSVNGDAIIWEIEGSKGKIVLKAQTGHTQMADFTISHYTPSSQEPELINIDNKEESFGPHTNVREMYNRIASDILHGTNSAPSFDDAVILHKLIDDIRFSSSRKQWVIPSTHSRNLPDV
- a CDS encoding M23 family metallopeptidase, translating into MKGTLITGLLILVCIISQNAQAQERGKFKNNPKINQTGNNGNEGPTKAATPQVEDEYQVESSNLKFQSQFEPVKPLNPVVSEDTSTLDEGEPEVVEMVDSLLVGDDWVKAAEYYAIWDARIINPYGLNPLDFDEPIDLKLYDPAINRLWSTPMTITRPTSNFGYRWGRWHNGTDLDLDTGDSVRSTYDGMIRIVAWDGSGYGRFIVVRHYNGLETLYGHLSKQLVESGQIVKAGEVIGLGGNTGRSTGSHLHYENRYEGNPFDPRNIFDWEQKQIRSDHFMLTSEVWNHLRGKSSKSEFESGDAPASYTRSVLHKVRSGDTLSSIASRYGVSVSSIARRNRISTRSTLRLGQKLRIK
- a CDS encoding OmpA family protein, which codes for MYRQFASLILLFWLSICSLQGQDLPSSRKARDLYEKAQKAWQARQLHEAASLYEKVLETDPGHYESNLRMAQISELQRNADLSKKYFQRLIVIRPADPQSAAGYQWLGRAHFQAERYDSAQYYFEKALPLFPPKSSLNRLTEKLIASCKFAKEAVKTPLDIKKYSLGDTVNFLSSQYFPVLTADNETLIFTGLTSERDENIYITHRIEKHWDVPEQISKTINSANNEGTCSISADGRTLVFTACNREDGYGSCDLYITRKEGNDWSTPVNMGGVINSRDWESQPSLSADGQVLYFASDRRGGYGKKDIWVARVNATGEWDEPKNAGMAINSPEEEVAPFIHANNRTLFFSSNGFPGMGGFDLFISRLSDTTWAAPVNIGYPINTVTDQVGMFIASDGIRAYYTDESTRNGKPMLFTFELPRKLREMIIPTRYAKGKIIDKKTSEPVTGHIDLFDLQTQNKVGTYQADPKTGSFLAVLNQGSDYAFYVSAEGYLFKSLSFSVRDSASTVNLEIPLESIEKNRVEVLHNIFFRTGSYELDEKSKVELNRLAGFLSENKTVRIEIAGHTDDVGADAANLELSRQRAISVTNFLKNSGISPDRLLAKGYGKTVPAVPNNSEENRQKNRRIEWRIL
- the mnmE gene encoding tRNA uridine-5-carboxymethylaminomethyl(34) synthesis GTPase MnmE, with the translated sequence MNNFSIHQQEVICALATPSGVGAIAIIRVSGSGSIALVNAIFKGKNLETAESHTVHFGTIYNKSDIVDEVLVTVFKTPRSFTKEDSVEISCHGSDYIIRQIMKLLIQKGARIAKPGEFTQRAFLNGQFDLVQAEAVADLIAADSEASHKTALNQLRGGFSKKLASLRTELIHFASLIELELDFGEEDVEFAERDDLRQLITSLQETIAPLIESFDYGNAIKEGIPVAIIGSPNVGKSTLLNALLNEEKAIVTSVAGTTRDVIEDTIVLDGLKFRFIDTAGIRETTDLVESIGIERSKAAMEKADIVIFLFDSAETLAENRALAALLPTGKQVLFVLNKTDINPELYARLSADDTDIVPISAHTQQNLPALTGKLVSLVHGQAAADTVVTNLRHYEHLVKTFDSLADVLNGLSLGVTGDFLAQDIRLALHHLGEITGTIVTDDLLDNIFSKFCIGK
- the trxB gene encoding thioredoxin-disulfide reductase; translation: MTPEKIDCLIIGSGPAGYTAAIYASRAGLNPVLYQGSQPGGQLTITTEVDNYPGYPDGISGPEMMINFEKQARRFGTDIRYGMATEVDFTGYPHKVIIDGKKEIEANAVIISTGASAKWLGIDGEERLNGRGVSACAVCDGFFFRGQDVVVVGAGDTAAEEASYLAKLCRKVYLLVRRDEMRASKIMQKRLETLPNIEILWNTETVRLNGEEELESVLVRNNKTGEESVLTATGFFVAIGHKPNTDIFKGYLHMDETGYIQTIKGSSCTNIKGVFACGDAQDNVYRQAVTAAGTGCMAALDAERFLVEREVEVAMEETA
- the bshB1 gene encoding bacillithiol biosynthesis deacetylase BshB1, giving the protein MKLDILAITAHPDDVELCCAGTLLTQIALGKKVGIVDLTRGELGTRGTPEGRLQEAQNAARVLNVSVRENVGLSDAFFTNSEDQQKAIIPFIRKYRPDIVITNAIDDRHPDHGRGGRLVADSCFYAGLRMIKTLDEKGTEQEAWRPKNVFHAIQDRYIQPDFVIDISEVHEQKLQAIREFKSQFHVPEYNALSNEPQSYISTPDFLEFIIARAREMGHAIGVPYGEGFTSSRMLGLKDLGVFL